One Candidatus Alcyoniella australis genomic region harbors:
- a CDS encoding nuclear transport factor 2 family protein, which yields MPVIKTILVLSALLACCLIAACGPELTQEQVRQAYADAEQMFREGDIDQLRALFWPDAQIQMVNNGVAESYPVEDYLELNRRGMLLLDQYSISSTIDEVVINGSQATVRSTVQESGVLLGRPVRTRTQQTMLLSVRRGELRIESVRGVIESQ from the coding sequence ATGCCGGTTATCAAGACGATCTTGGTGCTCAGTGCTTTGCTCGCCTGTTGCCTGATCGCGGCCTGCGGCCCCGAGCTGACCCAGGAGCAGGTGCGCCAGGCCTACGCCGACGCCGAGCAAATGTTCCGCGAGGGCGATATCGACCAGCTGCGCGCGCTGTTCTGGCCCGACGCGCAGATCCAGATGGTCAACAACGGCGTAGCGGAGAGCTATCCGGTCGAGGACTACCTCGAGCTCAACCGCCGCGGCATGCTGCTGCTCGACCAATACAGCATCAGCTCGACGATCGACGAAGTTGTAATCAACGGCTCGCAAGCCACGGTGCGCAGCACGGTCCAGGAGTCCGGCGTGCTGCTGGGCAGGCCGGTGCGCACTCGCACGCAACAGACCATGCTGCTCAGCGTGCGCCGCGGAGAGCTGCGTATCGAATCGGTGCGCGGAGTGATCGAATCCCAGTGA
- a CDS encoding ankyrin repeat domain-containing protein, with translation MRTKLWLIITIIVLTLGLASCAPRTALHEASQTGDVEQVQSLIDSGTNLDRISRDDQADAALHRAVGAGHLEIARELIAAGADVNVRTGAFGWTPLHIAAAKGNDEMVGLLLDSGAEVNATDENQHTPLDYALAKGNEQTAELLRQRGGRLGGAADR, from the coding sequence TTGAGAACCAAACTTTGGCTAATAATCACGATCATCGTCCTGACGCTGGGCCTGGCCTCGTGCGCACCGCGCACCGCCCTGCACGAGGCGTCGCAGACCGGAGACGTCGAGCAGGTGCAGAGCCTGATCGACAGCGGCACGAACCTCGACCGGATCTCGCGCGACGACCAAGCCGACGCGGCCCTACATCGTGCGGTGGGCGCCGGGCACCTCGAGATCGCGCGCGAGCTGATCGCAGCCGGGGCCGACGTCAACGTGCGCACCGGCGCCTTTGGCTGGACCCCGCTGCACATTGCCGCGGCCAAGGGGAACGACGAGATGGTCGGGCTGTTGCTGGACTCCGGGGCCGAGGTCAACGCCACCGACGAGAACCAGCACACGCCGCTGGACTACGCCCTGGCCAAGGGCAACGAGCAGACCGCCGAGCTGCTGCGCCAACGCGGCGGCCGCCTGGGCGGCGCTGCGGATCGTTAG